The Martelella sp. AD-3 genome includes a region encoding these proteins:
- a CDS encoding ABC transporter substrate-binding protein, with product MDTVLKRITGAALAGTCVMSASAAFAGEITIWCWDPNFNVAIMKEAGEIYSKTHPDTTFNVVDFAKLDVEQKLQTALASGTTNALPDIVLIEDYGAQKYLQSFPGSFAPMDDVVDYSKFAPYKVELMTLDGKVYGMPFDSGVTGLYYRSDYLEEAGFTADDMDGITWDRFIEIGKQVEEKTGHKMTSIDLNDGGMTRIMMQSAGEWYFDENGDLDVVDNKALKAALETQAKMANEGILYPATGWANYVNAFTSGNTASVITGVWITGTIKAQEAQSGKWRVAPIPSLDGVEGASHASNLGGSSWYVLSSSDVKDEAIDFLNEIYAKDVDFYQKILTERGAVGSLLAAREGPAYQEADPFFGGEEVWQQFSDWLNQIPPVDYGIFTNELDTAVTANLRSLVDGKPVDEVLKAIEQQAKYQIQ from the coding sequence ATGGATACCGTGCTGAAGCGGATTACGGGTGCGGCCCTTGCCGGCACCTGCGTCATGAGTGCATCGGCGGCCTTTGCCGGCGAGATCACGATCTGGTGCTGGGACCCGAATTTCAACGTCGCCATCATGAAGGAAGCGGGCGAGATCTATTCGAAGACCCATCCCGACACGACCTTCAATGTCGTCGATTTCGCCAAGCTCGACGTCGAGCAGAAGCTGCAGACCGCGCTTGCCTCGGGCACGACCAATGCGCTGCCGGACATCGTGCTGATCGAGGATTACGGCGCACAGAAATACCTCCAGTCCTTCCCCGGCTCCTTCGCGCCGATGGATGACGTCGTCGACTATTCCAAGTTCGCGCCCTACAAGGTCGAGCTCATGACGCTTGACGGCAAGGTCTACGGCATGCCGTTCGATTCGGGCGTCACCGGGCTTTACTACCGCAGCGACTATCTCGAGGAAGCCGGCTTTACTGCCGACGACATGGACGGCATTACCTGGGATCGGTTCATCGAGATCGGCAAGCAGGTCGAGGAGAAGACCGGCCACAAGATGACCTCGATCGACCTCAATGACGGCGGCATGACCCGCATCATGATGCAGTCGGCCGGCGAGTGGTATTTCGATGAGAACGGCGACCTCGACGTCGTCGACAACAAGGCGCTCAAGGCCGCGCTCGAGACCCAGGCCAAGATGGCCAACGAGGGCATTCTCTATCCGGCAACCGGCTGGGCCAACTACGTCAACGCCTTTACCTCCGGCAACACCGCATCCGTGATCACCGGCGTCTGGATCACCGGCACGATCAAAGCCCAGGAAGCGCAGTCCGGCAAATGGCGCGTGGCGCCGATCCCCTCGCTCGACGGGGTCGAGGGCGCGTCGCACGCCTCCAATCTCGGCGGGTCGAGCTGGTATGTGCTCTCGTCCTCCGACGTGAAGGACGAGGCGATAGACTTCCTCAACGAAATTTACGCCAAGGATGTCGATTTCTACCAGAAGATCCTGACCGAGCGCGGCGCCGTCGGCTCGCTTCTGGCCGCCCGCGAGGGACCGGCCTATCAGGAGGCCGACCCGTTCTTCGGCGGCGAGGAAGTCTGGCAGCAGTTCTCGGACTGGCTGAACCAGATCCCGCCGGTCGACTACGGCATCTTCACCAATGAGCTCGACACGGCCGTAACCGCAAACCTGCGTTCGCTTGTCGACGGCAAGCCGGTCGACGAGGTGCTCAAGGCCATCGAGCAGCAGGCGAAGTACCAGATCCAGTAA
- a CDS encoding LacI family DNA-binding transcriptional regulator — protein MVTLREIAKAVGVSAGTVSRVLNYDPTLSVSEVKRKAIIETAEALNYATPRNRLRAKTGPVRAPRRKQAMPRMATVHFLARDEELIDPYYIGVRLGIERRCQTYGTEVVKVFHDDLEAEAATLQAMAGVIAIGKHRPHEIALLEENSRHLVFADFVPEEERFDCVSSDLAKATRTILDGLHAAGYRRIAFIGAEDRISRKGSPYSETRCHAYVEWQKEHGGFDPALIALNDDCNNGQNLRLEVGYENARSLLAHAERPDVIMTANDNIAIGTCRALQEAGLSIPGDIAVASFNDIPVAQFLTPPLSTMKIPGEAIGECAVDLLVERINGREYTKHVVIPTDMIWRDSCRRPPTQ, from the coding sequence ATGGTAACATTGCGGGAAATTGCGAAGGCGGTCGGCGTTTCGGCCGGCACGGTGTCGCGTGTCCTCAATTACGATCCGACGCTCTCCGTCTCCGAGGTCAAGCGCAAGGCGATCATCGAGACGGCCGAGGCGCTGAACTACGCGACGCCGCGTAACAGGCTGCGCGCAAAAACGGGTCCGGTGCGCGCGCCGCGGCGCAAACAGGCGATGCCGCGCATGGCCACGGTGCATTTCCTCGCGCGCGACGAGGAACTGATCGACCCCTATTATATCGGCGTCCGGCTCGGCATCGAGCGTCGCTGCCAGACCTATGGCACAGAGGTCGTCAAGGTGTTTCACGACGATCTGGAGGCGGAAGCGGCAACGCTGCAGGCGATGGCCGGGGTGATCGCGATCGGCAAGCACCGCCCGCACGAGATCGCCTTACTGGAAGAGAACAGCCGGCATCTCGTCTTTGCCGATTTCGTGCCGGAGGAGGAGCGTTTCGACTGCGTTTCCAGCGACCTGGCCAAGGCGACGCGCACCATTCTCGACGGGCTCCACGCCGCCGGCTACCGCCGGATCGCCTTTATCGGCGCGGAAGACCGCATCAGCCGCAAGGGCAGTCCCTACAGCGAGACGCGCTGCCACGCCTATGTCGAGTGGCAGAAGGAACATGGCGGCTTCGACCCGGCGCTGATCGCGCTCAACGACGATTGCAACAACGGCCAGAACCTGCGCCTCGAAGTCGGGTACGAAAACGCCCGCAGCCTGCTCGCGCATGCCGAGCGGCCCGATGTGATCATGACGGCGAACGACAATATCGCCATCGGCACCTGCCGCGCGCTTCAGGAAGCGGGGCTTTCGATCCCGGGCGATATCGCTGTCGCCTCCTTCAACGACATCCCCGTGGCGCAGTTCCTGACGCCGCCGCTCTCGACCATGAAAATCCCGGGCGAAGCCATCGGCGAATGCGCCGTCGACCTGCTTGTCGAACGCATCAACGGCCGAGAATACACCAAGCACGTCGTCATCCCCACAGACATGATCTGGCGCGACAGCTGCCGTCGCCCGCCGACGCAATAA
- a CDS encoding TRAP transporter substrate-binding protein, protein MRTLNRRTLLKAGTLAVLSTPYLARPAIAQTTITVASLLGEDKPETKIWRFLAEKAEERLPGRFRFNIVTNGALGGEKQVADGIRLGAVQASLSTVSALSAWVPELQLLDLPFLFRSPEHLRRVVTGPVGDNLRERLADERFIVGGFIDYGARHLLTRTPVTRPEQLEGVTIRVINSPLHTGLWSAFGAVPVGIPITETYNALSTGVADAMDLTKSAYAGFKLYEVVPCLTETGHIRASGVIYFSEGFWNGLDPETQGLLMEISAEAALYFNALIVEDETAAMQTARENGGEVFQPEDMDAWRAGARGVWAEFAPAVGGMERIEMIENG, encoded by the coding sequence ATGAGAACCCTCAATCGCCGCACCCTTCTGAAGGCCGGAACGCTGGCCGTCCTTTCGACCCCCTATCTCGCCCGCCCCGCCATCGCCCAGACAACGATAACGGTCGCTTCGCTGCTCGGAGAGGACAAGCCGGAGACCAAGATCTGGCGCTTCCTTGCCGAGAAGGCCGAGGAACGACTTCCCGGGCGCTTCCGCTTCAATATCGTCACCAATGGCGCGCTCGGCGGCGAAAAACAGGTGGCCGACGGCATCCGCCTCGGCGCGGTGCAGGCGAGCCTGTCGACCGTTTCGGCACTTTCCGCCTGGGTGCCGGAGCTGCAGCTTCTCGACCTGCCCTTCCTGTTCCGCAGTCCGGAGCACCTCCGGCGCGTGGTCACAGGGCCGGTCGGCGACAATCTGAGGGAGCGGCTCGCGGACGAGCGCTTCATCGTCGGCGGTTTCATCGATTACGGCGCCCGCCACCTCCTGACCAGGACGCCGGTGACACGGCCGGAGCAACTCGAGGGCGTCACCATCCGCGTTATCAACAGTCCGCTTCATACCGGGCTCTGGAGCGCCTTCGGGGCGGTGCCCGTCGGCATCCCGATCACCGAGACCTATAACGCGCTTTCAACCGGCGTTGCCGATGCGATGGACCTGACCAAATCCGCCTATGCCGGTTTCAAGCTCTACGAAGTTGTGCCGTGCCTGACGGAGACCGGGCACATCCGCGCCTCCGGCGTGATCTATTTCTCTGAAGGCTTCTGGAACGGCCTTGATCCCGAAACGCAAGGCCTGCTGATGGAGATATCGGCAGAGGCCGCTCTTTATTTCAACGCGCTGATCGTGGAGGACGAAACGGCTGCGATGCAAACGGCGCGCGAGAACGGCGGCGAAGTGTTCCAGCCCGAGGACATGGACGCCTGGCGGGCCGGCGCCAGAGGCGTATGGGCCGAGTTCGCGCCGGCCGTCGGCGGCATGGAGCGGATCGAGATGATCGAAAACGGCTGA